GGCTTTTGCCATTCTTTTTTGTCCATCGGGCGTCGGTGTCTTTATGAGACTGTTTATGAGGTTTATCTTTCCACTCTGGGGGGATGTTGCCTTGTTTGATCTGTTTGTTCTCTTCGCGAGTATTGCGTTGAATCGGAACTGGCACCAGGGTTGCATCCATGATTTGCCCTCCTTTGGCGGTATAGCCACACCCTGCTAAATACTCGTTAAAAGTTTTAAAAAGCGTCTCGATTAAATCGGCGTCACTTAGGCTCTGGCGAAACAGCCATACGGTCGTTGAATCAGGGACTTCATCATCGGCAGACAAACCTAGAAATCGGCGGAATGAAAGTCTGTCATGGGTTTGATACTCTAATTCCTCATCACTCAGGTTGTACAGTTGCTGGAGGATTAACAGCTTCAATAGCAACAGTCTATCGATGGGTTTGCGACCTGCTTGGCTTTTGCGCTTTGGCTGCGGAAGTTGTTCTAGGCAGTTGTGGCAGATGTCCCAGTCTATGAGGCGATTGATCTCACTTAAGTTGTCTTTGCGTGCTTCTAGCTGCTCGCGGCGATGTTTGATTCTGCCAAAGCCTTTGGATTGCATGGCCAACTATCCTGTCAGGGCTGGGTCATATTCTCAATATTAAGGCGTTCTATTTTTCGAAGTGCCCTCTAGCGTTCTGCCTACCAGTGTTGGGATTCCAGCTTAAACTGATACTTGTCGCTTCAGTGTAATCCTGACAAGATATGGATTCCTTGTAAGCGTCTAGGCAGGTTTCGTGATGTTCCTAGAGCTGAACAGGTTAGATGATGGATTCAACACTAATCCCTAAGACTCGACGGGCCTTATCCCTAATCTCTTGGCGGCGATCTTTATGTACTGCAAAATAGTTGGTTGTGCGGCGTGGATAGAGATGACTCTCAAGGAAGCCTGCTTCTGTTAGCCCATGGTCGTTGTGGGCCAGACGATTGGGCACCAAGATAGCGTAGTGGCGCTGATTGAAATACCCAAACAAGTCTTTTTTGGCGTCACTGAAATCGGATGGGATAGGCGCACTTTCAAACATGACTGTCGGACTGCTGCGTGAAAGAATGCCGATGGCTCCACGAAGCGCTCCCAGTTCGGCCCCCTCGATGTCAATCTTGATCACGTCAACTTCGGTATCGCTGGCGATCAAATTATCCAAGCGCTTGATCGGCACCTGAATTTCTCGGATCTGGTTACTGCTGGGCCGGTTGATAGAGCTGTAGCCAGTTTGTTTGAGGTCGATAAAAAACTCAATTTCGCCTTCTTCTTCTCCTACGGCACAGGCATGTACCACAACTTTTGGAAACTTGCAGCGTAGCTGTTCTGCTTTTTCAGGTATGGCTTCTACGGCAATGATATTCACTGTTGCATCGTATCGTTGAACGGCTGAGGTGATGCTGCCAATATGGGCACCAATATCGAGAAATGTTCTGTTGGGGTCGCAGATGGAGCAAACCAAGCGCCCGGCTAGCTGATCATTGGCAATGGTGCCTACCGCTTCTGACTGTGTAATTGCCGCCCGTAATAAATCGAGTTTCTCTCTGGAGAACATCGCGAGGTCGCCGAAACGGTTGCCAAGAAGTATCTGCTTAAGATTCATAGGGGCTTACCCATTGGGTTCGGTTGCGACCTGCGGACCATTATAGGGATGGTAGCCGATACTTCTGGGAGATGGCGCGGATCCTGCACACCAGGCCAGTTTGACACCTGGAATACTGTGTTATGATACCCAGACTGAAATCCCTTGTCATAAGGAATTAGGAAGATGGGTGCTGATGAGCTGTTGTAAGTTGAGATGGCCACAGGCCGGTTGGAAACCATCGCAAATCTGTTCAAATTCCAACAAGGCAATATAAGGATCGCCCTTTAACCCAAGGATTTGGGCAAAAGCAGGTTCCGTTTTGATGCCCTTTTGCTTGAGTTGCTGTACTGCAATTCTAAGACTTGGCTCCAATTTAAGTAGGCGTTGCTCTATCCTGAAATGACGAATGCCCCACTGCTGCTCGGTTGGGACAGTTTGACAGAATAATTCAATATCCCATCCCATCGCCTTGAATTGAACCATCACTGAAGGTAAATTCTGAGCGGCAGAATCGTAGCACCGATAACCCTCTAACCTGCCAAAATTCTCGTGAGAATAGTGGCGGAACTGGGATAGATCGTCAGCGGAGCAAGCAATATCAATATCACTGGTGTCAACGTCAAGATGCAGGGGCGGTGTCCCAATCACACACGGCTTAAATGGGTGAAGAACGCTAAGTAAGCTGAGTTCGTCAAGAACATGCTCAAATTCTGGTTTCATGGATGGTTGACTCGATGCCAAGTCCTAAGCAGACCGACTATCAGCGTCATTAGAAGGCTACAGTGGTTGGTCAGTCAGTGCCCTGGAATGAAAAAAGCTACACTGATGATCGAATGATACCAAAGCTGTCTTAAGGGTTGACTGGAGTCTCTGGCTGAATTCGTATGACTCTATCAATTCTCACACAAGGTAAGCCAGCGCTACGTAAAGCGTTGATGAGTGAGTCTGAATGGTCAATTCTCTTAGGCGGGACTAGTCTACTAATATGGCGTTCTTCCACGGTATCCACTTCAATCCATTGAATATCTCGCCATGGCACTGGCCCCAGTAAACCTGTTTCAAGATTAACCAGATGTTGGTATGAATAGTGAGTGCTCCCACGGTGTTGGCTCGGCATCACCAGACCATTGCACACGAGTTAGAAGGTTGAATGTTTTGAGGACATTCACTGGAGGGGCGACATGCCCTGTGGACACCTTGCTTCTTTGGCTAATAATCAGGTAGACAAGAAAAAAGATGGGCTGAAAATGATGTATCTCCAGCTCACCTTATTGACAATGATATTGCCACTATACCAACCCCATTTACGCCGTCAACTGTCTCCTGCCCAGTATCTTCTCCTTGAGATTCTGGTTCATCTTTTACAAACGCTTCGCTGTGTCAAAATCGAGACCCTAGCAGAAGGACTGCCACTGCCGATTCTATTTGAGAGTCGCCGAAAAAAATACAACGGTTCTTATCCTTACCGACCCTTGAGCTTGAAACGCTTTGGCTACCGCTGGTTGAACTGTGGCTGAGCAAGCAGTACCCTCAAGGCTCCCAGCTTTATATCGTCATCGACCGTACCAGTTGGGGTGTGATTAATCTATTGATGGTGAGCGTGGTCTGGCAACATCGCGCTATTCCCATATGGTGTGAAGCGCTCGCTAAAAAGGGCAGCAGCAACTATGACGAGCAAACGGCTATTTTGAGCAACGTCATTCGCCATTTATCCGCCTATCGTCTGGTTATCCTCGGTGACCGAGAGTTTTGTTCCGTCAAGCTCGGACAGTGGTTAGCTCAACAGAAGGTCCACTTTTGTCTGCGCCTCAAGCGGAATACCGAAGTGTCTATGGACCAGCAGTTTACTCAACAACTTCAACAGTTTGGCCTTGCCCCTGGTCAAAAGCTGTTTCTCAATGATGTACGCGTCACTCAGGCTAAAGGCTTTGGACACTTCAATGTGGCCGCCAAATGGAAACGACGCTATCACGGCTTTGCGCCTGATGAAGCCTGGTTTATCCTCACGAACTTCTGTGACCTCAACAGCGCTATCGTCAGCTATCAAAAACGCTTCTGTATCGAAGAAATGTTCCGCGACTTCAAACAGGGAGGCTATTGCCTCGAAGGCTCTCAAGCGATGGAAGAGCGTTTGGTTGCGATTGTCATTCTGATTGCCATTGCCTATACCAGTGCAGCCCTGCAAGGGCAAAGTCTTAAGCAAAAGGACTCCAGCGCTACATTACTAGACCCGAATCTCCCACCTCACCGAACAAGCGTCATAGTGCATTCCGAGTCGGACTCTCTGCTCATCTGTGGGCGATAACAGGGGATGGAGTTCTGGCTCGATTGGTGGATGAGCTGATGAAACTCTCTCCCAATAAGCTACCTGAATATCAACGGGGGATGAGAGCGATGGAGCTTGTCTGTGCTGGGTTATAGTCGCCATGTCGCCCTTGCAGGGACATTCACTGATCTCACCCAAATGATTGGCGTTTCGAATTCCATTCCATTCCATGCTTGGTTAATCTGTACAGATCTGGTCTCTTCAAGACGATATCTACCGTTCTCAATCTCCTGAGTGGATGACCTCTTGAGTCATAATGCCCTGAAGTGTTCTTGCTTTTACTCTAGGGAATCTTCGATGGGAGATTATTGTTGCTGGTTTCTATGGTTTTTCCTTTTGACCCCTCTAGCTAATAAGTCTCGTGGGGCAGAGTCTCGGTCTTCCTGTGAAACAAGTGGTAGTAAATAGTTGTAAACCTCTTCATGTCCACCTTGAGCTGCTAAGGATAATGCTGATTCGCCCTGGCTATAGGTATTTAGCTCTGCTCCGGCATCCACTAATGTCTTGACAATCTCTAAATTGCCGGTGTTGGCGGCAGTCATGACCGCACGCTCTCCATCTTCCATATCGATATTGATATCATTTCCAGCACTGATTAATTGTTGGATCACGGCCAGGTTTTGCTGACCAATAGCTAGGTTGAGAGGCGTATTATTACCATCACCATTATCGACAACAGCGCCTGCATCTAGCAGCATTTGGACAATGGAAGGATTACCAAATCCCACTGCTGTATAGAGAGCAGTGCACGAAACATTTAACTCATCTAATTGCGCTTCAATTTCAGAGGTTAACAGGGATTCAGGGCGGTCACTCAAGTTATAAAAAGAGAGACAATCTGCACCGGCTTGAATTAAAACTTGAACAATATCTGAACGGTCATACACGATAGCCATTATGAGCGGACTCCACTCGCGCTCATAGGTGTAATATTCATGGCTAGGCGAATTGCAATCTACCCCTGACTCGAGTAGTGTCTTCACCATTGCTATATTGCCAGCGCAAATGGCTTCAAACAGCTGGCTTGTTGTGCTCGTCACGTGGTACAAATCTCCAAAACTCTGGTTGGATATATTTAATGGCTGACTTGGCTAGGTATTAGACGAAATGATCTAACTTGGCTCATTAGCAAGTGTTGTACAGCCCATGAAATTCTGCAGATTGAAACGGATTGCCAACAGACTTAGCAATGTAGATAAATGCTAAAAATCAACCGCTAACATAACCCATAAAAAAAATCTCTGAAGGCTGATCGTCTGTATAAACGACGAAATGGCATCCACCAGGTGTCCACACTAAATCTGCAAAATCATCCCATGCATCTAGAGGGTCGATATCATCCTCATCAATCAGTTCTTCACGAATGATAATGCTTTCTACCATGTCACGGGTCGGCGTTTCGGTTTTAAAAAACGCAGTAAGAACTCTGTAGGTAATGGTGAAGATGTCATTTGCTCTGGAGTGGTAGATATTCTCTGAATATCTAAAATGGAACCTGTCCCTTCTGGGCCACCCGCTTTAAAGGCTTCCTCAACGGAAGAGTGTTGAGCCCCACAATCTACTGATGCTGGATTGGGTGGGAAATCTAAATGAGTTGCCGCAGGGTAATATCGACCTTGTTCAAATTCATGCTGACGTAGTTGCTGTAATGCGATGTCTGCATCTTCTTGAAATTCACAAAAATAGTAATAAGGCTGTGATCCCATATACTGCTTTCCTATCAGCTTTCAATTAGAATTCCCAGATACCTCGCGAACAAATACTTGTGTTTGACTGGTTGGTTTACTAATAGCGGTTGATGGGGATATTGTCTTCTGAAGATTTTGTCACTCTGAGATTAGGATATTAAGGTTGGATAACTTTCAAGACAGAGTTTATAAGCTATTTTTCCCAGTACTGACGTAGTGCCATACGTATTGCTGGGTGATCAAATTCATATTCCGCTTGATCCAGACACCACGTCAGATACATCACGATGGCTTGTCTTTGCACAGGATTGAGTGCCGTTAACTTAGATTTTGCATAATCATCTAGCTGCGTTAAATGAAATAGCGGATCATCGACCTGATTTTCTAGACTTGCCACGATATAGGCGGGCAAATGAAATCTCATCCCCTCTGCATCAAAAAAAGAAAGGCTACTGTGACATCTCTGTAAATCCTCACAGCTCAGCTGAGTCCATTGTTTCTTCTCGTCCCTGCCGCGATTTTGCTTCTGTACCTCCTCAGTCTCGTAATCGTCGATGGCTTGGGCTTGCCATAAACCAATACCTTCACCCAGCGTCACTTCAGCAAACGCAGACTTGATATGGTTCGCGACGATTTCTTTGTCCATGAAAATTTAGCGTTCAAGGCTCTACTTTTTCGATTGGGTTACATTCTGGATTTTGCCGCAACCCAAAATTTGCGGCAAAACTGAGTATTGCCATTTTTTAGTAGATCACCCACACCTCACCAGTCTGAGCAAAGCTGTGTTTGATGACCTGAGGGTTGGGCGATGCCGAGTGCTTGCTTTAGCGCTTCATCAGTCTTATCTTCCCAGTCCGGATCAGAGA
The genomic region above belongs to Acaryochloris sp. CCMEE 5410 and contains:
- a CDS encoding IS5 family transposase, which translates into the protein MQSKGFGRIKHRREQLEARKDNLSEINRLIDWDICHNCLEQLPQPKRKSQAGRKPIDRLLLLKLLILQQLYNLSDEELEYQTHDRLSFRRFLGLSADDEVPDSTTVWLFRQSLSDADLIETLFKTFNEYLAGCGYTAKGGQIMDATLVPVPIQRNTREENKQIKQGNIPPEWKDKPHKQSHKDTDARWTKKNGKSHFGYKNHINIDAEYGFIRQHQVTDASVHDSQPFCDILDVENDADEIWADSAYRSEALEAGLESIGYISQIHERGYRHHPLTEEQKETNRGKSKVRAKVEHVFGAWVMNLGGKQVRCIGIQRVRAQLGLKDLAYNVRRYVFWRKKELQILQNQYA
- a CDS encoding FkbM family methyltransferase is translated as MNLKQILLGNRFGDLAMFSREKLDLLRAAITQSEAVGTIANDQLAGRLVCSICDPNRTFLDIGAHIGSITSAVQRYDATVNIIAVEAIPEKAEQLRCKFPKVVVHACAVGEEEGEIEFFIDLKQTGYSSINRPSSNQIREIQVPIKRLDNLIASDTEVDVIKIDIEGAELGALRGAIGILSRSSPTVMFESAPIPSDFSDAKKDLFGYFNQRHYAILVPNRLAHNDHGLTEAGFLESHLYPRRTTNYFAVHKDRRQEIRDKARRVLGISVESII
- a CDS encoding DUF4269 domain-containing protein is translated as MKPEFEHVLDELSLLSVLHPFKPCVIGTPPLHLDVDTSDIDIACSADDLSQFRHYSHENFGRLEGYRCYDSAAQNLPSVMVQFKAMGWDIELFCQTVPTEQQWGIRHFRIEQRLLKLEPSLRIAVQQLKQKGIKTEPAFAQILGLKGDPYIALLEFEQICDGFQPACGHLNLQQLISTHLPNSL
- a CDS encoding DUF6678 family protein, which codes for MPSQHRGSTHYSYQHLVNLETGLLGPVPWRDIQWIEVDTVEERHISRLVPPKRIDHSDSLINALRSAGLPCVRIDRVIRIQPETPVNP
- a CDS encoding IS4 family transposase — protein: MVELWLSKQYPQGSQLYIVIDRTSWGVINLLMVSVVWQHRAIPIWCEALAKKGSSNYDEQTAILSNVIRHLSAYRLVILGDREFCSVKLGQWLAQQKVHFCLRLKRNTEVSMDQQFTQQLQQFGLAPGQKLFLNDVRVTQAKGFGHFNVAAKWKRRYHGFAPDEAWFILTNFCDLNSAIVSYQKRFCIEEMFRDFKQGGYCLEGSQAMEERLVAIVILIAIAYTSAALQGQSLKQKDSSATLLDPNLPPHRTSVIVHSESDSLLICGR
- a CDS encoding ankyrin repeat domain-containing protein gives rise to the protein MTSTTSQLFEAICAGNIAMVKTLLESGVDCNSPSHEYYTYEREWSPLIMAIVYDRSDIVQVLIQAGADCLSFYNLSDRPESLLTSEIEAQLDELNVSCTALYTAVGFGNPSIVQMLLDAGAVVDNGDGNNTPLNLAIGQQNLAVIQQLISAGNDINIDMEDGERAVMTAANTGNLEIVKTLVDAGAELNTYSQGESALSLAAQGGHEEVYNYLLPLVSQEDRDSAPRDLLARGVKRKNHRNQQQ
- a CDS encoding DUF6714 family protein: MDKEIVANHIKSAFAEVTLGEGIGLWQAQAIDDYETEEVQKQNRGRDEKKQWTQLSCEDLQRCHSSLSFFDAEGMRFHLPAYIVASLENQVDDPLFHLTQLDDYAKSKLTALNPVQRQAIVMYLTWCLDQAEYEFDHPAIRMALRQYWEK